GAGCAACAGCAAAAGCGAAATACGGGGGTTCTTCGCTGCGCTCAGAATGACGGGCATTTTAAGATTGTCTGCGAAACGGTTTTAGAGGGAGGCTTTGGTGAGGTCGACGGTCTGCCAGTCGCCGCGCTCGATGCCTGCTCGAATCTGGACCGGGGTCTGACCTTTCATGGTCTGCTGATAGGCGTAGGCGGCCTCTCGCATGCAGGTGGAGCAGGCGGCTCCGTGGGTGCCTTCGAAGCAGCTATGCAGGCTGTTGTGTCCCATGACGCGGTCGCAGTGGCAGTAGCAGGGTTCCTGATGAAGGACGTTGGGAATCTTCGCCGCCATCTTATATACAGTCACCTGATAGGGGTGGGTGAAGTATTCGCCGGTGAGCTGGTCGCCGCTGAGGATGTGGGGCAGCGGCTTTTTGGAGGCGGTGGCGTTATAGGCTGGAACGTCGTCGGAGGGGTTGGTCCACTGTGCGGACGCGGCCATGGTTACAAGTCCCAGGATCAGGCAGCCAATAATTCGCTTCATGTGGCACATCATAAATGGCGTTGCAGGGGAAGTCCAAACGCCGTTACGAATGGGCATGTAAAGAAAGAGCAACTGCAAAGGCGAAATACAGGGGTTCTTCGCTTCGCTCAGAATGACTGAGAGTGTTGTTCCTTGAAGAGATAAGGAAGCTTACGACTGAGAGTAGGAATGGCGTCGGTAGAGACAAATGGCGTAAAGGGCAAAAAAAAGGCGGCATGAACGTTTTCTGTTCATGCCGGGAGGCCAGTGACGCAACTTGTGTCAGCCGATGTTGCTTGATGCGGGCTGAGAATCTTCTCGGGCGGTTACTCACGCTTGCCGATGAATTGAATATACCACAATGCGTATCCAGAAAACTAAAAATATGCCCAACCATAGAAAAAACGTGTCTGTGGAGTGCTTAAAAGTCGAAGATTCGGCCTCGGTTTATGCTTCTTAATGCTTATGTATCAGATATTTATATGTATCGGCGGAGGCTGAGGAAAACTAGATAAAAATTTATTCATAAAATGAAAAATTTAGTAGACAGGGAGCTACAGAAGTTGGAATCCGGCTTTTTGAGGGCTATAGAGGTGTTGATTTATAGCCCGACGGGTTCGTTATAGATGCCGAATTCAGTAATTCCGGGCGGTTTTGTGGTGCCTTTTATGGTGAGGCGAACGCGCTCTGCGGTGACGGGCTGGAATCTTTCCAGTTGAAAGGCGAGTGGGGTCTTGCCGCTGGCGATGGGAGTCCATTGATTGTTCTGCCAGGCTTCGACGCTGTAGGAGGCGATGCGGCTGTCGGTACCGTATTCCTTATCAAAGCGAGGCTCGACGATGGAGACGGTATTGAAGCGGGTTGGCTGGCCAAAGGCGATCTCGATCCAGCCGGAGGTCTCGTTGTCGTCGGCGATCCAGTAGGTGCGGTAGCTGTTGTCGTTGGCCAGGTCGGGGCCGATGCCTTCGGTGTTTCGGCTGGCGAAGGATGGGCGGGCAAATGCGAGGTTGGGAGTTGTGATGCTGACTGAGGGAGCGAGCTTTGGGGCTGGTGCGCGGTCTTTCCAGAGGTGGCCGACCTCGGCGAGGCGGTCGACGGTGTTCTGATCGAAGCGGCCGTCGCGATTGGGGGCGACGTTGATCAGAAGATTGCAGTGCTGGCGGTTGAAGGGAATGAGCCAGTCGTTCACGATGGTCTCGGCTGACTTGAGCGGCTCGGTGGGATAGCTCTCCTTCCAGAACCACTCGCTCTGCAGGGTGGTTCCGGATTCTGAGGGGATGATGCTGTCGGAGGCGATCTTTTGTCCGGCGTGCTGCTCGTACTGTTTGATATCGGTGTAGCAGAGGGCCGAGCCGGGATACTGGCCGGCGTTGTGGTCGGCGACGAGGCAGTTGGGCTGATGGGATTTGATGTGGTCGTAGATCTCGCGGAAGGGAACCTGATCGTAGGTGATGCGGCTCCAACCGGCGTTCCAGCCGTCGATGATGATGGCGGTGATCTCGCCATAGTTGGTGAGCAGCTCGGAGAGCTGGGTTTTGATCAGGGCTATCTTTTTGGGAGTGACCTGATAGGACCAGATCTGAGCGCGGAGGTCGAGGATGGAGAAGTAGAGGCAGACCTTGAGGCCATGCTTTCGGAAGGAGTTTGCGTAGGACGCGACGACATCCTGGGTGAAGGTCGCGTCTTTTACGCTGGGGCTGGTGGTTTTGGTGGGCCAGAGGCAGAATCCGTCGTGATGCTTGGTGGTGAGGCAGCCGTAGGCCATTCCGGCAGAACGAACGGCCTGTGCCCATTGGTCGGTGTCGAGATGGGCGGGGTTGAAGAGTTTGGGGGAGGCTTTGGGGTCGCCCCATTCGCGCTGCTCGAAGGTGGCCATGTTGAGGTGGAGAAAGGCGCCGAAGCGGAGGTCCATGAACTCCTGCTGTAGCTGGAGAAGAGGCTTTGTGTTTGCCTGCATGGCGGGAGCGGCGATGGCAGACTGTTGTGCGGCCAGGAGGGCTGCGGTTCCGGCAAGGCCCTGGGTAAATTCACGGCGATTGAGCATAGTTGGGCGGTACTCCAGCGAAGGTGCGCCTTATAAAGATTGGCGGCGGGACAAGGGGAGTCTTCCACGATTGGATATCTACGGTCAAGCGCTTAAAGTATGAGCTATTGGAGTATTGAAGAGATTTATGAAGAAATGAGCACTCAAAACATTAATTTGAAGTGGCGTGACTGGCTAGCTCGGCGGTGATGCGGGCTGCCATGGTTGCATCGCGTTCAGTGATTCCTCCTGCGTCGTGTGAGATCAGAGAGAGCAGGACACGGTTGTAACGGATATCGATGTCTGGGTGGTGGTTGGCTTCTTCCGCAATGGCTGCGATGCGATTGACGAACGCTACGGCTTCGGGAAAATCACGGAAGGTCCACTCGCGAACCAGCTTTCCGTCTTTCAGATTCCACTCTGGATGCGCACGCAGTACGTCTTCAATTTCCGTTGAAGTCAATGCCTTTTTCATGGCGATATACCTCGCACCTGTGATGCTAGGCGTCGCGTGTGCCGGGTGCAAGGACCGGGCGGCAGAGGGTGGATGACAGGGCTGAAGCGGGTATCTTACCGACCTCTGCGCGGAGGTCGGTCCACGATTCGATTGGCATGGCGAGAAAGGCTGCGACGATATGAGGGTCGAACTGTTTGCCTGAACATTCAGCGATCTCGGCGCAGGCGGCTTCAAAGGTCGTTCCCTTGCGGTAGGGGCGGTCGGAGGTCATCGCGTCGAGAGCGTCGGCGATGGCGAAGATGCGGGCGCCCAGGGGGATCGCTTCGCCGCTCAGGCCGCGGGGATAGCCAGTGCCGTCGAAGCGTTCCTGATGGGTGTAGACGATCTCAGCGGCTTCGCGAAGGAAGGGGATCTTGCGCACCATCTCGTAGCCGCGCTCGCAGTGCTCGCGCATGGTGCTCATCTCGTCGGTGTTGAGACGGCCGGGTTTGAGCAGGATGCTGTCGGGCGTGGCGATCTTTCCGATGTCGTGCAGAAAAGCGCCACGAGCGATGGTGCGGAGCTCTTCGGTCTCGATGCCCATGGAGCGGGCGAGAGCGATGGTATAGGCGGTGACGCGGCGGGAGTGACCTTCGGTCTCTTCGTCGCGCAGATCGAGGGCGTCGCCCATAGCTTCGAGGGTGATGTCGTAGCTGCGCTCGAGGTCCTGCATGGTGGAGCGGAGGCGGCCGGTGCGGGTGGTGGCGATGGACTCGAGGTTGTGGCGGTAGATGGAGTTCTGTTTGCGAAGGCGGCCGAGCTCCATGGCGCGCAGGATGACGCTCTCGAGTTCGGCATGCGAGAAGGGTTTGAGGAGATAGTCGATTGCGCCGCGACGGAAGGCGCTAGTGGCGACCTGCGTATCGTTGATGGCGGTGCAGATGACGACAGGAATGGCGGGATAGTCGAGAGAGATATCGTCGAGCAGGCTGAGGCCGTCGGTTCCGGGCATGATGATGTCGGCGAGGACGAGATCGTAGTCGGGGTCTTGCTGCAGACGGGCGAGCGCTTCGTCGGCGCTCTCGGTGGCCGTTATGACGTGGCCATTGTGCTCGAGCAATGCGGTTAGAGTTTCGCGCACGTCGGCTTCGTCATCGACGATCAGGATTCGTTTCCGTAGCATGGGCAGCACTTTTGCGCAGTAGCGCAGCCACTCGTTCGAGGGACGGATACGAGCGGCTTACCCTGTTCTTATCGGCGGGGGGTGTTCTTTCTTTATTGCCGGGCGAGCTGTGTTGGTTGTTCATCCCAGGTCTCAGAATCGAGACCTGGGCACCCAAGTGATTAGGATTTTTTGGAGGCGGCTCGCTTTGCTGCTGCCCAGCCGGGCTTGGTGGTCTGACGGCTTCGGCCGAGCGCGAGCGAATCGGCGGGGACATCTTCGGTG
This region of Edaphobacter dinghuensis genomic DNA includes:
- a CDS encoding CYCXC family (seleno)protein encodes the protein MKRIIGCLILGLVTMAASAQWTNPSDDVPAYNATASKKPLPHILSGDQLTGEYFTHPYQVTVYKMAAKIPNVLHQEPCYCHCDRVMGHNSLHSCFEGTHGAACSTCMREAAYAYQQTMKGQTPVQIRAGIERGDWQTVDLTKASL
- a CDS encoding HD domain-containing phosphohydrolase; the protein is MLRKRILIVDDEADVRETLTALLEHNGHVITATESADEALARLQQDPDYDLVLADIIMPGTDGLSLLDDISLDYPAIPVVICTAINDTQVATSAFRRGAIDYLLKPFSHAELESVILRAMELGRLRKQNSIYRHNLESIATTRTGRLRSTMQDLERSYDITLEAMGDALDLRDEETEGHSRRVTAYTIALARSMGIETEELRTIARGAFLHDIGKIATPDSILLKPGRLNTDEMSTMREHCERGYEMVRKIPFLREAAEIVYTHQERFDGTGYPRGLSGEAIPLGARIFAIADALDAMTSDRPYRKGTTFEAACAEIAECSGKQFDPHIVAAFLAMPIESWTDLRAEVGKIPASALSSTLCRPVLAPGTRDA
- a CDS encoding 4a-hydroxytetrahydrobiopterin dehydratase, which encodes MKKALTSTEIEDVLRAHPEWNLKDGKLVREWTFRDFPEAVAFVNRIAAIAEEANHHPDIDIRYNRVLLSLISHDAGGITERDATMAARITAELASHATSN
- a CDS encoding alpha-L-fucosidase, giving the protein MLNRREFTQGLAGTAALLAAQQSAIAAPAMQANTKPLLQLQQEFMDLRFGAFLHLNMATFEQREWGDPKASPKLFNPAHLDTDQWAQAVRSAGMAYGCLTTKHHDGFCLWPTKTTSPSVKDATFTQDVVASYANSFRKHGLKVCLYFSILDLRAQIWSYQVTPKKIALIKTQLSELLTNYGEITAIIIDGWNAGWSRITYDQVPFREIYDHIKSHQPNCLVADHNAGQYPGSALCYTDIKQYEQHAGQKIASDSIIPSESGTTLQSEWFWKESYPTEPLKSAETIVNDWLIPFNRQHCNLLINVAPNRDGRFDQNTVDRLAEVGHLWKDRAPAPKLAPSVSITTPNLAFARPSFASRNTEGIGPDLANDNSYRTYWIADDNETSGWIEIAFGQPTRFNTVSIVEPRFDKEYGTDSRIASYSVEAWQNNQWTPIASGKTPLAFQLERFQPVTAERVRLTIKGTTKPPGITEFGIYNEPVGL